A genomic stretch from Aedes albopictus strain Foshan chromosome 2, AalbF5, whole genome shotgun sequence includes:
- the LOC109409178 gene encoding ras-related and estrogen-regulated growth inhibitor isoform X2 → MVVRFITKRFIGEYDPNLEKVYTFHTVVDTGLVQFEILDAAGQPNEADCMTLEANIRWAEAFILMYSVADKCSFDECNRLKFLINYNKRRRRLGSYSKDTLLDVPVILVGNKIDQIGDRMVSTEEGQRRAKEISCACFHEISVRESIDQVTGVFRDACRFWRVLNRYPKLKRSTSDVHDLHSEVELIISPDSVHPFCNCDLSHHEKRRSIIVLGRPWTEEEPDETDESESSCCSSQKSDVEEPFRGRASTDGTLLSRPRRWRFAPPGSLMPHVSRVERRMSISMRGSNASY, encoded by the exons ATGGTGGTGCGGTTCATAACGAAACGTTTCATCGGCGAATACGACCCGAATCTGGAGAAAGTGTACACATTTCACACCGTGGTGGATACCGGGCTGGTACAGTTTGAAATTTTGGATGCCGCGGGACAGCCGAAT GAAGCTGATTGCATGACGTTGGAAGCAAACATCCGCTGGGCGGAAGCATTTATCCTCATGTACTCAGTGGCAGATAAGTGTAGCTTCGATGAATGCAATCGCTTGAAGTTTCTAATCAATTACAATAAACGGAGACGTCGGTTAGGATCCTACAGTAAG GACACATTGCTGGACGTCCCGGTCATTCTGGTGGGCAACAAAATTGACCAGATCGGTGACCGGATGGTGTCGACCGAGGAAGGCCAACGCCGGGCGAAGGAGATTTCCTGCGCGTGCTTCCACGAAATATCCGTCCGCGAAAGCATAGACCAGGTGACGGGAGTCTTCCGGGATGCGTGCCGCTTCTGGCGGGTACTCAACCGCTACCCCAAGCTGAAACGATCGACCAGCGACGTGCACGATCTGCACTCGGAGGTCGAGCTGATCATCAGCCCGGACAGTGTCCACCCGTTCTGCAACTGTGATTTGAGCCACCACGAGAAGCGACGATCCATTATAGTTTTAG GCCGTCCATGGACCGAAGAGGAACCAGACGAAACGGATGAATCCGAGTCGAGTTGCTGCTCGTCGCAAAAGTCCGATGTTGAAGAACCATTCCGAGGTCGCGCCTCAACCGACGGGACACTGCTGTCCAGACCAAGACGGTGGCGTTTTGCTCCACCGGGATCTCTTATGCCACATGTGAGTCGCGTCGAGCGACGCATGAGCATCTCCATGAGGGGCAGTAATGCTAGCTATTGA